The nucleotide sequence CCGATCCGGTATGTAGAAGATTCCTAAAACTGCTTGATGGGCCTGCCCGGACGATCCGGTACAAAGAAGATTCCTAAAGTGCTACTTGGGccgaccctaagcttggggataacgagcgctccttcgggagcctcgcaacgatcagcgccatttGGCGCGCTTTCAGCTATTCGTCACGTGTCGCGCTTTGGATGTTctttttgattttgttttttttatttttctgcgcTCATTTTCGGCTTTTTAAATAGTTTTTTTcaggttttttcgacgttttggttttctcccggtcttccttagcttttcgatcaaaaaaatattttgcacgaaaaaaacacattttcttttttcttcctttcgTGAAAGTCATGGTTTTTTTTTCGCAAAAGGCAcgattgtgctttagcgagagtcacggccgtgcctttcggaaaaggaaaaaaacgcgttttctgtttttttttctttcgcgagagtcacggttttgcttccgcgagaggcacggttgtactttcgcgagagtcatggccgtgcctctcggaaagggaaaaacaaaacgcattttctgtttttttttctttcgcgagagtcacggttttgcttccgcgagagacacggttgtgctttcgtgagagtcacggccgtgcctctcagaaagggaaataatacgcgttttctgttcttttttctttcgcgagagtcacggttgtgctttcgcgagagtcacggccgtgcctttcggaaacggaaaaaaaaacgtgttttctgtttttttcctttcacgagagtcacggttacaagaggcacgggtgtgatttcgcgagaggcacgggcgcgCCTCTctcgaaaaaaggaaaaaaaccgtgctcccggttcggtttttttgcccggttttttttaggtttttttaatgaaaaaaaatcgtcaaaacctatcaacatcgGATCTAGtgttgaagatctcgacgcgaggaatccaataaggttcgagatttggacacacggtttaaaagataaaacgttttgaataaacggatctacgaaaaaagggaaaatcccagattgcgacaagtggcgcgctgcacttgtcgcaacctgagaaagtggagtgttctttgcaacgattacttcttaattagtgatttcgacaTTTTCAAGCTTTGCTTGTGCAACGAGTTCTTTTTTCAACTTTATCACTAGTGCCTTTCACAAGGCTATCACCTGACTGTCACACGAACAGAAGAAACTCGAGTCAATATTAAGGGCGGAAGAAGCTACAACCAAGGGTGGCCAACCAGAACCCCGCAGAAATTTACGGCTAACTTTACTCGCAGTGCAGTCCTGTGCTCTCTACCACAACTAGTTAACCGCTTTCTTCCCAAGCGCGAACAGGATCTTCTTTTATAGCCTCTCCAGTCATCGTCTCTCCTCTTTAGCCCACGTACACCCTGCTCCTCTCCTTCCAACACCCACCAATGTTACTACGCCTCCTCGCGCTGATCTTTGCCGCCGTCTTGGCGGCGTCCTCGAGCTCCATCGGTGCCCGTGCTATCCACCCTATCTTCCTTCCCTTCGGCGACAATGGCCGTCGCCTGATCGGCATCCAGAGGTGCGAAGAATGCTTCGGCATATGTCAAGAGGTACATACATATACATACAGTGAATGAATCTACAACGTGCGTGCTCTGCAGATCAAACATCCTTACGAATACGTTCGCGTGTCTGCCATTTGTGCGTGCGTGCAGGTGCACTACAGGACGCTGTGTAGCACGCTGGCGACGCTGCCCGGGGTGACGACCCCGCAGCAGCTCCTGGACACGGCCCTGCGGGTGACGGCGGCCAAGTCGGCGATGGCGGAGATGCGGCTGGACGAGGCGATGAGGGCAGGCCTGGGCAACACCATCCCGATGATGTCGTCGCTGCAGTCGTGCAGGGACAGCTACGCGTCGCTGACGGACTCACTGGGGAAGTCGCGGGCGACGCTCAAGAAGGGGGGCAGCCGCGACGACCTCATGTCGGAGCTGTCTGCGGCCAGCACCTACTCCACCGACTGCCGGGACATCTTCGGCGAGCGCCCGGGGCTCAAGTCGCCGATACGCGGCGCGCAGCGCCACATCACGCGCCTCGTCAGCAACTGCCTCGACCTGGCTACCGCCATCAGGCAGCCCTGAGcggtggatccgacgatgcaggcCAGCTTCCGGTTCTGTGCACCTGACGTTTCTTGGACACCATTCAGATTTTGGCATGTGGTAGTTTTATTATTTTCCGTATTACGTGTATTTTAGTGTAGTGTGTAGATTTGTCATCTAGGATGGGTATTGCGTTTCATAGATAACCTGTGGATAGAGAAAAAATGTCTTTAGTTGACGCCGGTCTATTCTGTACTCAGAACAAGTTATGTTTGTCGGAATGGATCTTCTTTTTTTCGTTCAGCTTATACATGATCAAATTCCCCCTTGAAAAGATGCAGCATTTGCAATAGTCTCTGACTCGGTTACGTACAGATTGCAAGTATACTCATGAGGCCCAACCAACCACGCAACACCAGCCTttgcgttgtactccctctgtcccaaattactTATCGCATAAATAAatagaaatagatgtatctaaaactaaaaatatgtctagatacgtccatttctgcgacaagtaatttcggacggaGGGTATAACTTGTCGGATGAAGGATGAGCCAGAGAGGCAAACAACTTGTGCTTTCCAAATCTCCTCGATGAACGAGCGACTCCAACAGACGCCTAAAAAGAGCTCCGCGCACTAAAAGTTCGTTTTTTTTTGAGCGCCCAACAGCTCCAGCAAATGCTGTAGCGCTAAAAAGTTTTGGGCGCGAGCTGAAAAACGCTATCGCGCGCAGCATATTTTGGGCTTCAGATTGGgcgcgcttcacaatttgcactgTCTGCTTTTTAGGCGTGCGTCTTTAGGCGTCTGCTAAAGCAATATTGGTCCCGACGCACTAAAATGCTACAGTGTCACGCTATAAATTTTATTGGGCGCGAGATTTTTAtgcggccgttggagatgctctgaggGGAGGACTCGCAGCGCTTCCAAATCTCCGTGGTCTGGCACGCCAGGGAGAAGACGAAGAGCCCGGGTCATGCCATCTTGCCCTTGCTCTCTCTCTTGTGAAGAATTTCATGCACCTGCGTTGGGTTGGGGCCGGGTTCGAGCAGGATCTCTCGTTGCAGTCCCGCATATTTATCTCCCGGAGACGGCTTTGCAGAATTTACAGGTGCGAGCCAGCACAGCACAGCATCTGCACGATTGGATGTCTAAACAGTTAACATGCAAGTGAGGATGAGGTTTCAGCGGCGGGCAGTCTGCCTATCCCGCACACACCAACCAGGCGGAAGTGGCGCACCGAAAGGCAGCACCAGCATCCACGAGGAGGCGATCATGCCAAGGTCTCATTAGCCGCATGGAGGATCGCGTTGAGCTCCACACAACAGCCACCAGCtgctttttgttttattttctccgTCCACCATTCTATAGACTATAGAAATGCCTCGAATAGTTTCAACCCAAACTTCAAAAGCAATATTCATGTATGACAAGTGCTCATTTGTCACAAATCAGCTCTATATTTCACTGTGGCACAAAAGGAAATAAAAACAAATTTGTCACCAAAAATAATAACAataaatcaattatgatacaaGTTAACTCGTCCAAAGGAAAAAAGCAGTGTTCTTCTTTCTCAAAACTGTACTTGATGTGTAAATTACAGTGACAAGCCACAAAAAAAACCTTGCGCGCTACAGCTTTTTGGGAGATGACTTCCATGTTCATTTCCCAATTCATCTATACGCTGTAGCGAGCAAGAACTATGTATTCCAAAAGCCTCACAGCTTCATTGGTGTCTTCCTTTTCTAGTAGCCACACCACAGGAAACTCATATAAGTCTCAGTTCGTATTCACCTGCCATGGTAATGTATCTAACCCACGGAAGCGCCTGGTACCCACTCTTTTCAATGATCTTTAGATAGCGAACCTGTAAAACACATTGTGCATACTTTTTACTCGAGGTGCCAGAGAAAAACATACAATAGTACCTGTGATGATATAACAAACTCGTAACAAAGCTAGTCTCGTCACCTGAATACCCGATACAGTGAAATATGGTATTTCAAATTTCACTCGTATCGGTGCCTTCTTTTCAGGGACTGCTTCTTCCGCACTTATACTTGGTAGACTAAACTCCGCTCTGCACATGTACTCCTAAGAGAGCAAGCAAGTTCATGACATTAGCACACTTCGACTAGCAACACAGGAGCCAATGGATTCATTTGAAATCGGCCATACTCACTTTGCCACCAGGAAATGATTTTACTTTCCAGACCATTGCATCTCTCTCAGGTGCATATGCAGCAGAACCCATTGAAGTTCTTATATTTGGGTTTGTGGCATCTGAAGGAACAGGAACTTCAATTTCAACATTTGTTGCTGTGCTGCAAATGAAGAGGGAAAAAAACATGACTTTCAAAAGGCACCAGTGTAACACAAGCAAGCCAATTTTTGTTACGGACGCAGCACCTTCTTTCCTTAAACTGACTTCTTGCCTTAATCATCAATTCTATCCGGCTTCTTGAATGTTTTTCAACCTGGGCTTCCACCCAGATAAGAGGTTTCACCTGAATGGCATAAAAGGTGCGCAGGCACATGAGAATGAGACAAGAAAAACAATGAACTTCAAGTATATATGAAGTCTCTTGTAGTTCTAAAGCACAATCAGGAAGAAAAACCTGAGTGTTGAGCCTGTATGTCATCAGATCAAAAGATCCATCTGGAGGGATGAATGATATCGTCCTATCATTCTCAAATCTGGCCAATCGCACACACCTTGTAGCAAAATAGAGAATGGTCATGCAGAAGTTCTGGTGTAATAGACTTGATGGGGAAAAGGAAATACTATTGCTTACTGATGAAATTTGATATCATCAAGATCTATTGCCTTCCCTTTAGTTGCTCGCCCCTGAGCCTCCAAAAGAACCTTGTCATTCAACCCGAGTTTGCACTCGGGCATTCCACTGTTTCAAATCAGTATTAGTGGGGTCATGGATGTGTATCTGAATACAAGGAAACATACTAACATAGATAACAAATATATTTAGATGGTACAAAAGCTTGTCATCAGGAAAATAAATAGGAAACAACAAAGTCTAGCAATCTATAAAGCACTGTCATTTCTGATATACTAATTTCACAATGAGCTTGATATTCCAGTTATGCTTCAcatttcaaaagaatcaaggttTGAATTGGCAATGTGAAGCAATATCAATGTTCAGAGTGTAAATGATTTGTGCTGCCTTAAATTTCTTTTTGTTTTATGGTCGAAGGACCTCTTTGTAGGATACAAGACGGATTATATATGATGCATGATGAGTACAGAAAATATCAACCTGACATGTACCAGCACAGCATACTCTTCTCTCGGTACCAAATTTGGCACATTTCAAAATTTCATTACTGATAGTGATTATTTAGTAACTTTTGGTATTAACTTGACTTGTGATTATCAGGATATAGCATGTCCACCATAACTTGCTTTGTGATTACAAACCAATAGATACCAACTCCTAACTGCAAGGTCCACAGTGAAAAGGCAAAGTTTAGGTAAAGTAGGGGATTTCAAGACCAATATCGCTAGAACATCTTCCAGGCTTCCAGCTTTCTTCTTTGATAATGATTACTTAGTAACTTTCGGTATTAACCTGTTTAATGGTCACCACTCACAGCTCAATGCCTCCACCATAACTTGTTTGTTGGTCATTATGGTAGAAACCAATGAAAAGGATAACATTTAATTCAGGTAAACTACAAGGTATCAAGGCCAACAGCACAGTTGTGTACAACATTGTTGCAAATCAGTACACAGGAAGGAACCACGAAGCTTATCGTTAGGTTTCTGAAAACTCGTTCCTGAAGTTTAATCTTAAGTTTTAACTAAGACATGCATTCCTACGTGAGCATGAAAAGCACATGTGTAGCATATGCTGCCAATATAATAATGATATTTGCGCAGAACACCCTATGGCCCAATGTCAAGCAACAAATCTGCAATAGTGTGCAAAAGAACATGCACTTACTTCACTTAGGTCATCACTAATTGTTCAACTGTATGATAAATAGAATTCTAAAAGGGCACGGAAATAGGTCCTGAGTGCTTCATTTATCTATGAGACAATGTAAACGATCTTTACTCTTTAGCAAAGTGATCTATATTGAATTAGTCAACACAAACATTTCAGACTATCATACTGCTAATTGCCACAAATGATATTGCAAACTCACCTCAAATATGTTCGCATTTTCAGTGCCCCAACAACATCTGATCTCACAATCTGCCCATTGCTATTAACAAGAATGTTAACACTCTCCACTACATCCAAGAACACCTGGAAAAGCAGGGATTCGGTACTTCGTCAAGTACAACCAAAGCCTTTCCGACCACATAAAAAGAGTGAGCAAAGATAAATCAACCTACTTCGTTCTTTTTGTACCGAATCCCCTCACTCCTCCATGAGACAGCATTTGTCACAGCCATCGGTGGCCTCTGTGAGACCTCCATCTTGTATGCATCTGTCTTGATGAACTCGCTTAAAATCTTTGCCTCGGTGTATTGTGGATACccaaaatccatcatctcatcaagcaACTCATACTACATTTAGAAGATACAGAAAGATCATGTGTCAAAGCACAACAATTACCAGCAAACTTGAAAACAACTGGCGCGTCATGCCCCCCAACCCCAATTCCTATCACAAACAGTTACATACCACGACGACAAAGTTATCTCTGAGTGATTCCTCCTCCAATTCCTCGAAATAGTGCTTGAACACCTACACACACAGGGCGTACAAAGCACGTGAACATATTAGACGCTCAAATTCCCAATGTGCCGCTTGCGAATATGAGGCGGGCATTTATACATCGACGACGCGGTGGAGGAATAGGAGGATGCTAGCGGCGTTGCAGTTTTGGCGGGAGGCGGTGAGGAGGAAAATATTGTTATGCTGTATAAACATGTAGGTGACGCCCGCGTCGTCGTAGACCACCGGCGAGTACGCCTCCGCATCGCCCTGTCGATCACAACAACTTAGTGCGAAGCCGCGGCAAGGATCCTAATAGCACTGCAATAGAGGCGTTGAGGATTGCGAGGGGGGGTAGGTTGCTACCTCCTTGTCGAggagcttggtgaagaagcgctCGGCCTGGACGGCGGTGACGTCGCCGCGGAAGTCGCGCCAGACGAGGACGCGGCCCTTGATGTCCAGCAGGAACAGCGCCGACACCGCGCCGGCCATCGGCGCTAAGCGCGGTGGGATCTCAGTCGCTCGCCGGATCTAGATCGTCCTGCCGACGGACATGTGGGGCGGTAGCCGCGGCCGGGCGAGAGGGGCTCGCCGGATCCCGGCGGTGAGTTGGCGCGGATCGGGGTCGGGGTGCGGGGATCGTGGGGAGTCGGAAATGGAGGGGGTGACGAGGGGGAGGGCAGCCGAGCCGGGCAGGGTCCGGTTGGTTTTCCTCTGTTCCACAGTACGCTGCCTGTCTCGGCCGGTATGGTTCTGTATCAGTTGCCTCTTTTTTGGACAGCGCACGACGTTGGAGAGTTTCCCCCGTTTTTCTATTAATACTctctccgttcgaaaatacttgtcaaataaataaataaaaatgaatgtatctaaaactaaaatatatctagatatattcatttctccgacaagtatttctgaaCGGATGGAGTATTAAATAAAACAACCACACCAAGCATGCAACCACAACAAGATTTAAGGTTCACAGGTTCAAAAGAAAAGCAAAGAGAGTGCAATAGGGACCAAATAAGTCAAATTGAGGGCACACAAAACAAACCCCTACAAGTAACCGCGCTAGCTAAGATACCACCCTTTATATGTTACATGATACCATTTTTCAAAAATCACATTTAGATGTTTGAAAAAAATATGGATGTTCACAAGACAAATGTCTACAACCCCTAAAAATATCTGATCCAAATTTGAAATACctattgagaaacaaaaaagacaaatcttgAATGAATAgtggcaaaagaaaac is from Triticum aestivum cultivar Chinese Spring chromosome 3A, IWGSC CS RefSeq v2.1, whole genome shotgun sequence and encodes:
- the LOC123061772 gene encoding AP-1 complex subunit mu-2; the encoded protein is MAGAVSALFLLDIKGRVLVWRDFRGDVTAVQAERFFTKLLDKEGDAEAYSPVVYDDAGVTYMFIQHNNIFLLTASRQNCNAASILLFLHRVVDVFKHYFEELEEESLRDNFVVVYELLDEMMDFGYPQYTEAKILSEFIKTDAYKMEVSQRPPMAVTNAVSWRSEGIRYKKNEVFLDVVESVNILVNSNGQIVRSDVVGALKMRTYLSGMPECKLGLNDKVLLEAQGRATKGKAIDLDDIKFHQCVRLARFENDRTISFIPPDGSFDLMTYRLNTQVKPLIWVEAQVEKHSRSRIELMIKARSQFKERSTATNVEIEVPVPSDATNPNIRTSMGSAAYAPERDAMVWKVKSFPGGKEYMCRAEFSLPSISAEEAVPEKKAPIRVKFEIPYFTVSGIQVRYLKIIEKSGYQALPWVRYITMAGEYELRLI
- the LOC123058466 gene encoding uncharacterized protein, which translates into the protein MLLRLLALIFAAVLAASSSSIGARAIHPIFLPFGDNGRRLIGIQRCEECFGICQEVHYRTLCSTLATLPGVTTPQQLLDTALRVTAAKSAMAEMRLDEAMRAGLGNTIPMMSSLQSCRDSYASLTDSLGKSRATLKKGGSRDDLMSELSAASTYSTDCRDIFGERPGLKSPIRGAQRHITRLVSNCLDLATAIRQP